From one Catenuloplanes nepalensis genomic stretch:
- a CDS encoding CAP domain-containing protein encodes MSRRAERATSQRELPRAEEITSGGRHKAKKVRRARRLPGGTAGLVALVAAVLAIFGLAAYMLPPSVSGGRADDTVDAAGANRDDVAADPAAARGADRPGGEISGEAMFGANPASPSPSASPSAAPKTSAPAAPAPPKETTPQQGGGDNGGGDNGGGGDNGGGNPGGGGATDEITALENAVTQIVNARRAENGCGTVANNEKLRTAARGHSQDMADENYFDHTSADGRSPWDRSKAAGYQNAIGENIAKGQQTPEQVMESWMNSDGHRKNILNCDAKETGVGLAYDGNTPIWTQMFGAGS; translated from the coding sequence GTGTCACGGCGAGCCGAGCGAGCGACGAGCCAGCGAGAGCTGCCCCGGGCCGAGGAGATCACCTCCGGTGGGCGGCACAAGGCGAAGAAGGTCAGGCGGGCGCGCCGGCTGCCCGGCGGCACCGCGGGGCTGGTCGCGCTGGTCGCGGCCGTGCTGGCGATCTTCGGCCTGGCCGCCTACATGCTGCCGCCGAGCGTCTCCGGCGGGCGTGCGGACGACACCGTCGACGCCGCCGGTGCGAACCGTGACGACGTGGCCGCCGACCCCGCCGCGGCGCGCGGGGCGGACCGTCCCGGGGGCGAGATCAGCGGCGAGGCGATGTTCGGGGCGAACCCGGCCTCGCCGTCGCCGAGCGCGTCGCCGTCGGCCGCGCCGAAGACCAGCGCACCGGCCGCGCCGGCCCCGCCGAAGGAGACCACGCCGCAGCAGGGCGGCGGCGACAACGGCGGTGGCGACAACGGCGGCGGCGGCGACAACGGCGGCGGGAACCCGGGCGGCGGCGGTGCCACCGACGAGATCACGGCGCTGGAGAACGCGGTCACCCAGATCGTCAACGCGCGGCGCGCGGAGAACGGCTGCGGCACGGTCGCCAACAACGAGAAGCTGCGGACGGCGGCACGCGGCCACAGCCAGGACATGGCGGACGAGAACTACTTCGACCACACCAGCGCGGACGGACGCTCGCCGTGGGACCGGTCCAAGGCGGCCGGCTACCAGAACGCGATCGGCGAGAACATCGCGAAGGGCCAGCAGACGCCGGAGCAGGTCATGGAGTCGTGGATGAACAGCGACGGCCACCGCAAGAACATCCTGAACTGCGACGCCAAGGAGACCGGCGTCGGCCTCGCCTACGACGGCAACACGCCGATCTGGACCCAGATGTTCGGCGCCGGCAGCTAG